In a single window of the Pseudoxanthomonas sp. F37 genome:
- a CDS encoding FtsX-like permease family protein — translation MRTLALAWRQLRRDLAAGDIRILFAALVLAVVAVTSVGFVTDRAERALAIEANRLLGGDVVVRGDAPPTEALRALAAAPGLRMTETQELQSMVRAGESLSLGDLRALGEGFPLRGSFRIVDRAGGAERDAGGIPAPGTLWISQAGAETLGAKPGDTVGIGTRELKLAALVTQEPDAALDYFNVAPKVFLNLADLPSTGLVQEGSRLRYRLVIAGDAAAVESFTAAVKPQLARGQRMETIQDARPEVRSALDRASRFLGLAALVSVVLAAVAVAMAARRHSERHLSGTAVMRCLGAQQRTLVGIHVGELVLLGLAACTVGVLIAFGLQWGIGRWLQQSLQIDIPPAGVLPALQGYGVGMIVLLAFGAPPVLALRRVPALRVLRRDLDRTEPSAWLVALTGFVGLGALLWWKAGSPTLGTAMLVGIVGTLAVLALLAWLLILLVRRVRSRLRGSLRYGLANVSRRAGTSIAQVSALGLGLMALLLLTFVRTDLLDRWQLALSANAPNRFIVNVQPDQVDPVKSFMQARGLSAVELYPMIRGRLVELNGKPIRGADYAGADERAQRRAEREFNLSMAATLREDNKVTAGAFWTGRTPSSPELSVEEDFAEDLGWKLGDRVAFDIAGQRFEGRITSLRSVDWESFRPNFFVVASPGALDGYSASYITAVGVPAGDAAFTRELVDRFPNLSVIDVDAVLKQVRGTAEQVSQVVQVVFWFSLAAGLLVLMAAVSASQDERLLEGGVMRVLGGSRRQLRLAQASEFAAIGLLAGLVAAIAASVLSGVVATQVFDLPWKANWQLAAIGGGLGMLAALGAGLFATRKVLDAPPSVTLRELQG, via the coding sequence ATGAGGACGCTGGCGCTGGCCTGGCGCCAGCTGCGGCGCGACCTGGCCGCAGGCGACATCCGCATCCTGTTCGCCGCGCTGGTGCTGGCGGTGGTGGCGGTGACGTCGGTGGGTTTCGTCACCGACCGCGCCGAGCGCGCGCTGGCGATCGAGGCCAACCGCCTGCTGGGCGGCGACGTGGTGGTGCGCGGCGATGCGCCGCCGACCGAGGCGCTGCGTGCGCTGGCGGCCGCACCGGGCCTGCGCATGACCGAAACGCAGGAACTGCAGAGCATGGTCCGCGCGGGCGAGTCGCTGTCGCTGGGCGACCTGCGTGCACTGGGCGAAGGGTTTCCGCTGCGCGGCAGCTTCCGTATCGTCGACCGCGCCGGGGGCGCCGAGCGCGACGCGGGAGGTATCCCTGCGCCGGGCACGCTGTGGATCAGCCAGGCGGGCGCGGAAACGCTGGGCGCCAAGCCCGGCGACACCGTCGGGATCGGCACGCGTGAACTGAAGCTGGCCGCACTGGTCACGCAGGAACCGGATGCGGCGCTGGACTACTTCAACGTCGCGCCGAAAGTCTTCCTCAATCTCGCCGACCTGCCATCCACCGGGCTGGTGCAGGAAGGCAGTCGCCTTCGCTACCGGCTGGTGATCGCCGGCGACGCCGCCGCGGTGGAGAGCTTCACCGCGGCGGTCAAGCCGCAGCTCGCCCGCGGCCAACGCATGGAGACCATCCAGGACGCGCGACCGGAAGTGCGCTCCGCGCTGGATCGCGCCAGCCGCTTCCTCGGACTGGCGGCACTGGTGTCGGTCGTACTGGCCGCCGTCGCCGTGGCGATGGCCGCGCGGCGCCACAGCGAACGCCATCTCTCCGGCACGGCGGTGATGCGCTGCCTGGGCGCACAGCAGCGCACGCTGGTCGGCATCCACGTGGGCGAACTGGTGCTGTTGGGCCTGGCCGCCTGCACGGTGGGCGTGCTGATCGCCTTCGGCCTGCAGTGGGGTATCGGCCGCTGGCTGCAGCAATCGCTGCAGATCGACATCCCGCCTGCGGGCGTATTGCCCGCCCTGCAGGGCTATGGCGTGGGCATGATCGTGCTGCTCGCCTTCGGTGCGCCGCCGGTGCTGGCGCTGCGGCGGGTGCCCGCCCTGCGCGTGCTGCGCCGCGACCTGGACCGCACCGAACCCAGCGCATGGCTGGTGGCGCTGACCGGCTTCGTCGGCCTGGGCGCGCTGCTGTGGTGGAAGGCGGGTTCGCCCACGCTCGGCACGGCCATGCTGGTCGGCATCGTCGGCACGCTCGCGGTGCTTGCCCTGTTGGCGTGGCTGCTGATCCTGCTGGTGCGCCGCGTGCGGTCGCGCCTGCGCGGCAGCCTGCGCTACGGGCTGGCCAACGTCAGCCGTCGCGCGGGAACGTCGATCGCCCAGGTATCGGCGCTCGGCCTGGGCTTGATGGCCCTGTTGTTGCTGACCTTCGTGCGCACCGACCTGCTGGATCGCTGGCAGCTGGCGTTGTCGGCCAATGCGCCCAACCGCTTCATCGTCAACGTGCAGCCGGACCAGGTGGACCCGGTGAAGTCCTTCATGCAGGCGCGCGGGCTGTCGGCGGTCGAGCTGTACCCGATGATCCGCGGCCGGCTGGTCGAGCTCAACGGCAAGCCCATCCGGGGTGCCGACTACGCGGGCGCCGACGAGCGCGCGCAGCGTCGCGCCGAGCGCGAGTTCAACCTGTCGATGGCCGCGACGCTGCGCGAGGACAACAAGGTGACCGCCGGCGCGTTCTGGACCGGCCGCACGCCGTCGTCGCCGGAACTGTCGGTGGAGGAGGACTTCGCCGAGGACCTGGGCTGGAAACTCGGCGACCGCGTGGCCTTCGACATCGCCGGCCAGCGCTTCGAGGGCCGCATCACCAGCCTGCGCAGCGTGGACTGGGAAAGCTTCCGCCCCAACTTCTTCGTCGTCGCCTCGCCGGGTGCGCTGGACGGGTACTCCGCCAGCTACATCACCGCCGTCGGCGTGCCGGCCGGCGACGCCGCGTTCACCCGCGAACTGGTCGACCGGTTCCCCAACCTGTCGGTGATCGACGTCGACGCGGTGCTCAAGCAGGTGCGCGGCACGGCCGAGCAGGTGTCGCAGGTGGTGCAGGTGGTGTTCTGGTTCTCGCTGGCAGCGGGCCTGCTGGTGCTGATGGCGGCGGTGAGCGCCAGCCAGGACGAGCGCCTGCTCGAAGGCGGCGTGATGCGCGTACTGGGCGGCAGCCGCCGCCAGTTGCGGCTTGCGCAGGCCTCGGAGTTCGCCGCCATCGGCCTGCTGGCGGGCCTGGTGGCGGCCATCGCGGCCTCGGTACTGTCGGGCGTGGTGGCGACCCAGGTGTTCGACCTGCCGTGGAAGGCGAACTGGCAGCTGGCCGCCATCGGTGGCGGGCTGGGCATGCTGGCGGCGCTGGGTGCGGGCCTGTTCGCTACCCGCAAGGTGCTGGATGCGCCGCCCTCGGTGACGCTGCGCGAGCTGCAGGGCTGA